A window from candidate division WOR-3 bacterium encodes these proteins:
- a CDS encoding 4Fe-4S binding protein codes for MRKPKLRELGEAIKALFKGPYTVKFPKAPAKVFPNFRGRIVFNEEKCVGCGACVEVCPAKARAIEDDKERKIRKVIHYQEKCIYCGQCVRYCITQEGIRHTPDFELSSLTKDGYENYIEKELVLCELCGEVVGTKDHLLWIYKRVGEAAYQNPTLFLTHHRILGLTKTEIPKALPYRSGHIRILCPECRRKVYLQEIWGY; via the coding sequence ATGAGAAAGCCTAAATTAAGGGAGTTGGGTGAAGCGATAAAGGCGCTCTTTAAGGGTCCTTATACAGTTAAGTTTCCAAAAGCGCCAGCCAAGGTATTTCCCAATTTTCGAGGGAGGATCGTCTTTAACGAGGAGAAATGTGTTGGTTGTGGTGCGTGTGTTGAGGTCTGTCCGGCAAAGGCAAGGGCAATTGAAGATGATAAGGAGAGAAAGATAAGAAAAGTTATTCACTATCAGGAAAAATGTATTTATTGCGGACAGTGTGTGAGGTATTGTATTACGCAGGAAGGGATAAGACACACACCAGATTTTGAACTCTCTTCTTTAACCAAGGATGGCTATGAGAATTACATTGAGAAGGAGTTAGTCCTTTGCGAATTATGTGGTGAGGTGGTTGGGACTAAAGACCATTTGTTGTGGATTTATAAGAGGGTAGGGGAAGCGGCTTATCAGAACCCAACTTTATTTCTAACCCACCATAGGATTTTAGGTTTAACTAAAACCGAAATACCCAAAGCCCTTCCTTATCGTTCTGGTCATATCCGCATCTTATGTCCAGAGTGTCGCCGGAAAGTCTACCTTCAGGAAATTTGGGGTTATTAA
- a CDS encoding site-specific DNA-methyltransferase has protein sequence MDEIQNNEVDLIVTSPPYWNAIDYDVHTADKRKWFRTRRGEEYERYLEWLEKCFRECYRVLKPGKFCCVVIGTILYKGKHYPLPYHFTILMEKIGYEFHQDIIWYKVTGGVKRAGVTIQNPYPGYYCPNIMTEYILIFKKPGPKIYQFRSKEEKEKEKIPIDELFTKELANNIWHIAPVPPNQYDHPCPFPEEIPYRLIKLFSYEGEIVLDPFLGIGTTTKVANNLGRRWVGYEIKEEYVKIAEKRISEPLFLREQLISVFEKIPLNGSSLARSIKVKPRKRSKKVDRKYILSSLKELPLFKEKRYGYKRQSKNK, from the coding sequence ATGGATGAAATTCAAAATAATGAAGTTGATTTGATTGTTACTTCCCCGCCCTACTGGAATGCGATAGATTATGATGTTCACACCGCGGATAAGAGAAAATGGTTCAGAACTAGAAGGGGGGAGGAATACGAGAGATATTTAGAATGGTTGGAAAAATGTTTTCGGGAATGCTATAGAGTATTAAAACCAGGAAAGTTCTGTTGTGTTGTAATCGGGACTATTCTGTATAAAGGTAAGCACTACCCTTTACCTTATCATTTCACCATCCTAATGGAAAAGATTGGTTACGAGTTTCATCAAGATATTATTTGGTATAAGGTCACTGGGGGAGTAAAAAGAGCGGGCGTGACAATTCAAAATCCCTATCCGGGTTATTACTGTCCTAATATCATGACGGAATACATTTTGATATTCAAAAAACCAGGCCCGAAAATTTATCAATTCCGGAGTAAAGAAGAAAAGGAGAAAGAAAAAATTCCCATTGATGAGTTATTCACGAAAGAATTGGCGAATAATATTTGGCATATCGCTCCGGTTCCACCAAATCAATATGACCATCCTTGTCCATTTCCCGAGGAGATTCCTTATCGTTTGATAAAACTTTTCTCTTATGAAGGAGAGATAGTTTTAGACCCCTTTTTAGGGATTGGGACGACAACAAAGGTTGCTAATAATCTTGGGCGGAGATGGGTTGGCTACGAGATAAAAGAGGAATATGTCAAGATTGCGGAAAAAAGAATCTCTGAGCCGTTGTTTTTAAGGGAGCAGTTAATATCGGTTTTTGAAAAGATTCCACTCAATGGATCATCATTAGCACGGTCAATTAAGGTAAAGCCAAGGAAGAGAAGCAAAAAGGTAGATAGGAAATACATCCTTTCTTCATTAAAAGAGTTGCCCTTATTTAAAGAAAAAAGGTATGGATATAAAAGACAAAGTAAAAATAAGTAA
- a CDS encoding monovalent cation/H+ antiporter complex subunit F produces the protein MEILLTLLSICAFFALYRALQGPSISDRVIAVDIMGVLFAGITALVGLKFNLSYLLDLSIVIAILSFLGTLALAKYLEGRSLDD, from the coding sequence ATGGAGATTCTTTTAACTTTACTTTCCATCTGTGCCTTCTTCGCCCTTTACCGAGCATTACAAGGTCCTTCCATTTCCGACCGGGTGATTGCGGTTGACATTATGGGTGTGCTCTTTGCTGGGATCACCGCTTTGGTTGGTTTGAAATTTAATCTTTCTTATCTTTTAGACCTTTCCATTGTCATTGCCATTTTAAGTTTTCTGGGCACTTTGGCTTTAGCGAAATATTTAGAAGGGAGGAGTTTAGATGATTGA
- the mnhG gene encoding monovalent cation/H(+) antiporter subunit G, producing MIETIGWIIIVIGVLFDLLGSLGLVRFPDLYNRMQAATKCVTLGTCGIMVGIFLITGFSSMGIKALICALFILFTMPVAAHALSRSSLIFGVKMWKGTVIDKLGEDKGREQIERDEKA from the coding sequence ATGATTGAGACGATTGGTTGGATTATTATCGTCATCGGTGTCCTCTTTGACCTTTTAGGCAGTTTAGGTTTAGTTCGTTTTCCGGATTTATACAACCGGATGCAGGCGGCAACGAAATGTGTCACCTTGGGGACCTGTGGCATTATGGTTGGGATTTTTCTTATCACCGGTTTTTCTTCTATGGGGATAAAAGCGCTAATCTGTGCCTTATTTATTCTCTTCACAATGCCCGTAGCGGCCCATGCCCTTTCTCGTTCTTCTTTAATCTTTGGTGTAAAGATGTGGAAGGGAACAGTTATTGATAAGTTAGGCGAAGATAAAGGAAGAGAACAGATTGAGAGAGATGAGAAAGCCTAA
- a CDS encoding NADH-quinone oxidoreductase subunit K yields the protein MIVFLACILLFLIGIYAIVTKRNLIKIAIGFCMMEYAVNLLFAFIGFKKDGLAPIITRISQERNFVDPIPQALVLTSIVIGLATTALLLSLIVRIYERYKTLDIKEIRRLRG from the coding sequence ATGATTGTCTTTCTCGCTTGTATTTTACTCTTTCTCATTGGTATCTATGCGATAGTGACAAAAAGAAATTTGATTAAGATTGCGATCGGCTTCTGTATGATGGAATATGCGGTCAATCTCCTTTTTGCCTTTATCGGATTTAAGAAGGATGGTTTGGCACCAATCATCACCCGAATTTCCCAAGAGCGCAATTTTGTTGACCCGATTCCTCAGGCGTTAGTTCTCACTTCAATCGTTATCGGTTTAGCCACAACCGCTTTACTTCTCTCTTTAATTGTGAGAATCTATGAGCGGTATAAGACCTTAGATATTAAGGAGATTAGGAGATTAAGAGGATGA
- a CDS encoding MnhB domain-containing protein: protein MGRGMTVIVKTIARLVAGFIFLYGLYIILHGHLTPGGGFAGGVIIAGSFILLILAFGSQEMMERASYLFASIFESVGGLLFLLIALLGLVAGFYFFLNLFPKGTPLRLISSGIILPANIAIGIKVGAGLLAVFLALAATKFIMEE, encoded by the coding sequence ATGGGACGAGGGATGACGGTGATTGTTAAGACCATTGCTCGTTTGGTTGCCGGCTTTATATTCCTTTATGGTCTTTATATTATCCTTCATGGGCATTTGACTCCTGGTGGAGGGTTTGCCGGAGGTGTAATCATTGCTGGTTCTTTCATTCTTTTAATTCTCGCCTTTGGTTCCCAAGAGATGATGGAGAGGGCTTCTTATCTCTTTGCCTCCATTTTTGAAAGTGTGGGTGGACTTCTTTTCCTTCTGATTGCTCTTTTGGGTTTGGTGGCTGGTTTCTATTTCTTCTTAAATCTTTTCCCTAAGGGTACGCCATTGCGCCTTATCTCTTCGGGAATAATTCTACCGGCAAATATCGCCATCGGGATAAAGGTGGGAGCGGGCCTTTTAGCGGTTTTTTTAGCTTTGGCGGCGACTAAATTTATTATGGAGGAATAA
- the fusA gene encoding elongation factor G, with amino-acid sequence MINSMKEYSADKIRNIGFFGHSSSGKTSVADTLIFLLGTNPRRGKVDDGTSFFDYDEDEINRKVSINLALGYGEYNGFLFNLIDTPGYADFLGDVLSGIRACDCGCVIIDGTGGIEVGTEIVMRHLSEENKPMFFFINKLKKEHSDFFKVLEELNKTFPGKAVPLFLPIGKEMDFKGLVDIMGEKVYLYENGKRREEPLPEEKKGEVSKYREKIIEGLGDVSEEILNKYLEGSEITKEEIISGLKEGIKKRELFPILAGDANEGIGVDLILDFACQYLPSPLDCGIRLEDKTIPVNPNGPPLLFVFKTVSELHIGDLHYCKVLQGKVSSGDNLLNMSTGRQEKINQIYYIKGKEREEVGVLRTGEIGALVKLKETKTSDTLTTPELNIKLPPIKFPEPSISIAIVPKTRGDEEKVSNGLHRLHNEDPTFTFYYATELKQQIISGLGELHLDVILGRLKRKFDVAVDIQKPKIPYRETITKKAEAQGKYKKQTGGRGQYGDVWLRIEPLPRGKGFEFADEIFGGAIPAKYIPSIEKGVREAMEQGFLANYPITDLKVTVYDGSFHPVDSSDIAFKIAAIMSFRNACEKAGVILLEPIMELEVSCPDQFLGEVMGDLNARRGRILGIERQGNLQVVKAHCPLAELYKYSTTLRSITQGRGYFTMKFAFYEEVPKELSAKIIEEAKREKEKEKE; translated from the coding sequence ATGATAAACTCTATGAAAGAATACAGTGCGGATAAAATTAGAAATATTGGTTTTTTCGGTCATTCCTCCTCCGGGAAGACATCGGTTGCTGATACTTTAATTTTTCTTTTGGGAACCAATCCCCGAAGAGGGAAGGTTGACGATGGTACCTCTTTTTTTGATTACGATGAGGATGAGATTAACCGGAAGGTGAGTATTAACCTGGCTCTGGGTTATGGAGAATACAATGGCTTTTTATTTAATCTGATTGACACCCCGGGTTATGCCGATTTTTTAGGCGATGTCCTCTCTGGAATTAGGGCTTGTGATTGTGGTTGTGTGATAATTGATGGCACCGGTGGGATTGAAGTGGGAACAGAAATTGTGATGCGCCATCTTTCTGAGGAAAATAAGCCAATGTTTTTCTTTATTAATAAATTAAAGAAAGAGCATAGCGATTTCTTTAAGGTTTTAGAGGAATTGAATAAGACATTTCCCGGGAAGGCAGTTCCCCTATTTTTACCGATAGGGAAAGAGATGGATTTTAAGGGTTTAGTGGATATTATGGGAGAGAAGGTTTATCTTTATGAAAATGGGAAGAGAAGAGAAGAGCCCTTGCCCGAAGAAAAGAAGGGAGAGGTGAGCAAATATCGGGAGAAGATTATTGAAGGTTTGGGTGATGTCTCAGAAGAGATATTAAATAAATATTTAGAAGGGAGCGAGATTACAAAAGAGGAGATTATCTCCGGATTAAAGGAAGGTATAAAGAAGCGGGAACTTTTCCCTATTTTAGCGGGTGACGCCAACGAGGGCATTGGGGTAGATTTAATTCTTGACTTTGCTTGTCAATATCTACCTTCCCCATTAGATTGCGGTATAAGATTAGAGGATAAGACTATTCCGGTCAATCCTAATGGTCCACCCCTCCTTTTTGTCTTTAAGACAGTATCGGAACTTCACATCGGCGATTTACATTATTGTAAGGTCCTCCAAGGGAAAGTAAGTTCGGGTGATAACCTCTTAAATATGAGCACCGGGCGGCAGGAGAAGATAAATCAGATTTACTACATAAAAGGGAAAGAGAGGGAAGAGGTTGGAGTATTAAGAACTGGTGAGATTGGTGCACTGGTGAAGTTAAAGGAGACAAAGACCTCAGATACCCTTACCACTCCGGAACTTAATATTAAATTGCCACCGATAAAATTTCCTGAGCCTTCCATCTCTATTGCCATTGTGCCCAAGACCCGGGGTGACGAAGAAAAGGTTTCTAATGGTCTCCATCGGTTGCATAACGAAGACCCAACTTTTACTTTCTATTACGCAACGGAATTAAAACAACAGATTATTTCTGGACTTGGTGAGTTGCATCTGGATGTGATTTTGGGAAGGCTGAAGCGGAAGTTTGATGTGGCGGTTGATATTCAGAAGCCAAAGATTCCTTATCGGGAGACGATTACGAAGAAGGCAGAGGCGCAAGGGAAATATAAGAAACAGACTGGTGGGCGGGGGCAATATGGCGATGTCTGGTTAAGGATTGAGCCACTTCCTCGGGGAAAAGGGTTTGAATTTGCAGATGAGATTTTTGGTGGCGCAATTCCCGCCAAGTATATCCCATCTATCGAAAAAGGAGTGAGAGAGGCGATGGAGCAAGGATTTTTAGCCAACTATCCGATTACCGATTTGAAGGTGACGGTTTATGATGGTAGTTTTCATCCGGTGGACTCTTCAGACATTGCCTTTAAGATTGCGGCGATTATGTCTTTCCGAAATGCCTGTGAAAAAGCGGGAGTAATTCTTTTGGAGCCAATAATGGAATTAGAGGTCAGTTGTCCAGACCAATTTTTGGGTGAGGTGATGGGAGACTTGAATGCCCGGCGGGGTAGGATTTTAGGGATTGAAAGGCAAGGGAATTTGCAGGTAGTAAAAGCCCATTGCCCCCTGGCTGAGTTGTATAAATATTCAACCACCCTTCGTTCCATTACCCAAGGCAGGGGGTATTTTACAATGAAATTTGCCTTTTATGAAGAGGTGCCAAAAGAACTCAGTGCCAAAATAATTGAAGAGGCAAAAAGGGAGAAAGAGAAAGAAAAAGAGTGA
- a CDS encoding proton-conducting transporter membrane subunit: MRNLLPLFVALPLAGAFLIPLLTKIKNWLGVLVANIITAALFGLALLTITETFWGKILICRLGGHQPPFGIILAVDALSALLVFLVATIGLTATIFSIRYLESFTGWGKFYSLLMLLLAGMNGISLTGDLFNLFVFLEISAIASYALVSFGLKAEGLEASFKYMVLGEIAGLSILLGIALLYAKTGTLNMADLAQTIALLPQSGIFWFIIFLFLFGFMTKAAVIPFHFWLPDAYQNAPIPIATILAGVFGKVAGIYALSRIIFNIFNLSRATNPQFFNLILFLGICSLILGGFFALNQSDYKRLLAYSSISAIGYIFVGLGLGNFWGVSGAVFFIFAHALTKGLLFLTAGSVENTFGLSSLDGLVNWEKRLPVTGLSFNIGLLSLSGIPPFPGFFAKLFIILGALVADQYVVAIICALFSTLTLAYLLKVWRGMVSRSEEENRLMEPATMRLAMLLLVIFLIAAGIGFQPVLNWLVEPAANALLGGITYAQIILGG; the protein is encoded by the coding sequence ATGAGAAATCTTTTACCCCTTTTTGTTGCCTTGCCTCTTGCCGGAGCCTTCCTCATTCCCCTTTTAACCAAAATTAAGAATTGGCTTGGCGTTTTAGTAGCAAATATTATTACCGCTGCCCTTTTTGGTTTAGCCCTTTTGACGATAACAGAAACTTTTTGGGGGAAGATTTTAATTTGCCGACTTGGTGGGCATCAGCCACCCTTTGGAATTATCTTAGCGGTTGATGCTCTTTCAGCCCTTTTGGTTTTTTTGGTCGCAACGATTGGTCTAACCGCTACTATATTTAGCATTCGGTATTTGGAGTCTTTTACTGGTTGGGGCAAGTTTTATTCCCTTTTAATGCTCTTGTTGGCAGGAATGAACGGTATTTCGTTAACTGGGGATTTATTTAATCTTTTTGTTTTCTTAGAAATTTCGGCAATTGCCTCTTATGCCTTAGTTAGTTTCGGGCTTAAGGCGGAAGGGTTAGAAGCAAGTTTTAAGTATATGGTACTAGGAGAAATTGCTGGGTTATCAATCCTTCTGGGAATTGCTTTGCTTTATGCCAAAACCGGAACTTTGAATATGGCGGATTTGGCTCAGACCATTGCCCTTCTTCCCCAGTCGGGCATCTTCTGGTTTATTATTTTTCTTTTCCTCTTTGGCTTTATGACCAAAGCCGCAGTCATCCCCTTCCATTTTTGGCTGCCGGATGCCTATCAGAATGCCCCAATCCCAATTGCTACAATCTTGGCTGGGGTTTTTGGCAAAGTGGCGGGGATTTATGCCCTAAGCCGAATTATCTTTAATATCTTTAACCTTTCGCGGGCGACCAATCCCCAATTTTTTAATCTCATTCTCTTTTTGGGGATTTGCTCTTTAATCCTGGGTGGTTTTTTTGCCCTAAATCAGTCGGATTATAAGCGTCTTTTGGCTTATTCCTCCATCAGCGCCATTGGCTATATCTTTGTTGGACTTGGTCTCGGTAACTTTTGGGGGGTGAGCGGGGCGGTCTTTTTCATCTTTGCCCATGCCTTAACCAAGGGTTTGCTCTTTTTAACCGCGGGTTCGGTTGAGAATACTTTTGGTTTGAGTAGTTTGGATGGTTTGGTCAATTGGGAGAAGAGATTACCGGTCACCGGACTTTCCTTTAATATCGGACTTCTCTCCCTTTCCGGAATTCCCCCATTTCCCGGTTTCTTTGCCAAACTTTTTATAATCCTTGGGGCATTGGTGGCGGACCAATATGTTGTGGCGATTATCTGTGCCCTTTTTTCCACCTTAACCCTTGCCTACCTGTTAAAAGTCTGGCGGGGGATGGTGAGTAGGTCCGAAGAAGAGAATCGGTTGATGGAGCCAGCAACGATGAGGCTCGCTATGCTCCTTTTAGTAATTTTTCTTATTGCTGCCGGAATTGGTTTCCAACCAGTTCTCAATTGGTTGGTGGAACCAGCCGCTAATGCCCTTTTGGGGGGTATCACCTATGCCCAGATAATTTTAGGAGGATAG
- a CDS encoding Na+/H+ antiporter subunit E encodes MRKFLYFFFSLILYLLLVWTLDYQEVLAGIVASLLTAVLFGGYFSYEPNKFLQIHRWFWLLLYIPFFIWECFKANLDVALRVLHPERPINPGIVKIRTTLRSEIGRTFLANSITLTPGTMSVEIEDDNLYIHWIDVRATDLAKASLMIARPFERFLQKIFE; translated from the coding sequence ATGAGGAAATTTTTATACTTTTTCTTTAGTCTTATCCTTTATCTCCTCTTAGTTTGGACTCTTGACTATCAAGAGGTCTTAGCAGGAATTGTCGCTTCTCTTTTAACCGCGGTTTTATTCGGGGGATATTTTTCCTATGAGCCTAATAAATTCTTACAAATTCACCGCTGGTTTTGGCTTCTTCTTTATATCCCATTCTTTATCTGGGAGTGCTTTAAGGCGAATTTGGATGTTGCCCTTCGAGTTTTACACCCGGAGCGGCCAATCAATCCGGGGATTGTGAAGATAAGGACCACTCTCCGCTCTGAAATCGGCCGCACCTTTTTAGCCAATTCCATAACCTTAACCCCAGGGACGATGAGCGTTGAGATTGAAGATGATAACCTTTATATCCATTGGATTGATGTGCGGGCAACCGATTTGGCGAAAGCGTCTTTAATGATTGCCCGACCATTTGAAAGATTTTTACAAAAGATTTTTGAATAA
- a CDS encoding riboflavin synthase, translating into MFTGIIEEVGRVLEISFKSGNKIFTIQSSFAPELKIGDSVAVEGCCLTVIGNKDNNFQVEATKETLNQTTLKDLKRGDFINLERAIMAGSRLGGHFVQGHIDEIGKIVKILREGRNFIFEIRVKNNQFLVEKGSVAVSGISLTVYGIKGNIFQVVIIPHTYENTTLKYKRVGSEVNIEYDILGKYAKR; encoded by the coding sequence ATGTTCACCGGTATTATTGAAGAAGTTGGTCGGGTTTTAGAGATTTCATTTAAGAGTGGTAATAAAATTTTTACCATCCAAAGTTCCTTCGCCCCGGAGTTAAAAATTGGTGATTCGGTTGCGGTTGAGGGTTGTTGTTTGACGGTTATTGGGAATAAAGACAATAACTTTCAAGTGGAGGCGACAAAGGAGACCTTAAATCAGACGACCTTGAAAGATTTAAAAAGAGGGGATTTTATTAACTTAGAGAGGGCAATTATGGCGGGTAGCCGTTTGGGTGGTCATTTCGTTCAGGGGCATATTGATGAAATAGGAAAGATAGTTAAGATTCTAAGAGAGGGAAGGAATTTTATTTTTGAGATAAGGGTTAAAAATAACCAATTTTTGGTGGAGAAGGGTTCAGTTGCCGTCTCGGGGATAAGCCTGACAGTTTATGGAATAAAAGGTAATATATTTCAGGTGGTGATTATTCCTCATACTTATGAGAACACGACTCTAAAATATAAGCGGGTGGGAAGCGAAGTGAATATTGAGTATGATATATTGGGCAAATACGCGAAAAGATAA
- a CDS encoding phosphatase PAP2 family protein, whose protein sequence is MVLLFLFFNLDYELFNYIHSEWKSPGLDYLNTSIEILSSPSSILTAHFFLFSFGKEKERSVGRLALFAGGTSTLLSVGIKGVFNRERPKRESSRWDSSFPSTHSAQSMTLATIYGNKYPKLKIPLYTFSFLVGFSRIYSGEHYPSDVLFGWLLGYLTGRLFLRYGEKINLP, encoded by the coding sequence ATGGTATTACTCTTTCTCTTTTTTAATCTTGATTATGAACTATTTAACTATATCCATTCCGAGTGGAAATCACCAGGGCTTGATTATTTGAATACCAGTATAGAAATTTTATCCTCCCCTTCTTCTATTTTGACCGCCCATTTTTTTCTCTTCTCCTTTGGCAAAGAGAAAGAGCGGAGTGTTGGTCGGCTTGCCCTTTTCGCCGGGGGAACATCTACCCTTCTTTCAGTTGGCATAAAGGGGGTTTTCAATCGGGAAAGACCAAAAAGGGAGTCTTCCCGTTGGGATTCTTCTTTTCCTTCTACCCACTCCGCCCAGAGTATGACCTTAGCCACAATTTACGGTAATAAGTATCCGAAACTAAAAATCCCTCTTTATACCTTCTCCTTTTTGGTTGGTTTTTCCCGCATCTATTCTGGTGAACATTATCCTTCGGATGTCCTCTTTGGTTGGCTTTTAGGCTATCTTACCGGAAGACTATTTTTAAGATACGGAGAGAAAATTAACCTACCTTAA
- the ribD gene encoding bifunctional diaminohydroxyphosphoribosylaminopyrimidine deaminase/5-amino-6-(5-phosphoribosylamino)uracil reductase RibD → MISPEENYIALTLKLAKRGRFFTSPNPLCGAVLVKGGKIIGKGYHKKFGGPHAEILAIESVKDKRLLKGATLYSLLEPCSHYGKTPPCTERIIREGIKEVVYAMDDPNPLVKGKEVLENAGIRVKRGVKEKEAKELNEWYIKYTKEKKPYVTLKAALTLDGKMATKGGESKWITGERTRDFSNLLRCEQDAILVGINTVIKDNPRLTCRRIKKAIKRVILDRRLRIPLNARLLKERGEVIIFTGGQFQNKKREELEKKGVKVISVKEDKGLLSWDEILNGLYQLGCAKILIEGGARVFSSALKEDIVDRIFLFFAPKILGEGLSFTEKLSLGSLKEAIDLKETKVKMIGKDFLFTGYVHRYY, encoded by the coding sequence GTGATTTCTCCTGAGGAAAATTATATCGCCCTCACCTTAAAATTGGCAAAGAGAGGCCGTTTTTTCACTTCGCCCAATCCCCTCTGCGGCGCGGTTTTGGTGAAAGGCGGTAAAATTATTGGAAAAGGCTATCATAAAAAGTTTGGTGGTCCCCACGCTGAGATTTTGGCGATTGAGAGTGTCAAGGATAAAAGATTATTGAAAGGTGCAACCCTTTATTCTTTATTAGAGCCGTGCTCCCATTACGGCAAGACACCACCCTGCACCGAAAGAATCATTAGGGAAGGGATAAAAGAGGTGGTCTATGCGATGGATGACCCAAATCCCTTAGTGAAAGGGAAGGAAGTTTTGGAAAATGCTGGGATAAGGGTGAAAAGGGGTGTGAAAGAAAAAGAGGCAAAGGAGTTAAACGAGTGGTATATAAAGTATACGAAGGAAAAGAAACCCTATGTGACATTAAAGGCAGCACTCACCCTGGATGGTAAGATGGCAACAAAAGGAGGGGAGTCAAAATGGATTACCGGAGAAAGAACAAGGGACTTTTCTAACCTTTTGCGTTGCGAACAGGATGCGATCTTAGTGGGTATAAATACTGTAATTAAAGATAACCCAAGGCTCACCTGTCGCCGAATAAAAAAGGCGATAAAAAGGGTGATTTTAGACCGGAGATTAAGAATTCCCCTAAATGCGCGATTATTAAAAGAAAGAGGGGAAGTGATAATTTTTACCGGTGGGCAGTTCCAAAATAAAAAGAGGGAAGAGTTAGAAAAAAAGGGGGTAAAGGTAATCTCGGTCAAAGAGGATAAGGGATTACTTTCTTGGGATGAGATTTTAAATGGACTTTATCAGTTGGGCTGTGCGAAAATTTTAATTGAAGGTGGGGCAAGAGTTTTCTCTTCGGCTTTAAAAGAGGATATTGTGGACCGGATTTTTCTCTTCTTTGCTCCTAAAATTTTAGGAGAAGGTCTATCCTTTACTGAAAAACTCTCTTTGGGTAGCCTAAAAGAGGCGATTGACTTAAAAGAGACAAAGGTTAAAATGATTGGTAAGGATTTTCTTTTCACAGGTTATGTTCACCGGTATTATTGA
- a CDS encoding radical SAM protein, producing the protein MLREIKAKQVLTKSGISNVSYSLNPYIGCFHRCLYCYADFIGKWRDVLPWGEIIEVKVNLLERLKEEVRRKKRGEVCIGTVCDPYQPIEERYQLTRNAIKVLKDANFPITILTKSSLCLRDIDLLKGNAKIWVEMTLTTLDEETRKIFEPNAPAVQERIEALKELKKSGIKTTLFFGPVLPYFSDREEVIREIFSLGEKVGVAEILVDKLNYLNRKFFKIKSGLGKYPEAIRYYERVNQSNNFYTDWLRERLLGIAKDFPMPIRIIF; encoded by the coding sequence ATGCTTAGGGAGATAAAAGCAAAACAGGTTTTGACGAAATCTGGGATTTCTAATGTTTCTTATTCCTTAAACCCTTATATCGGTTGTTTTCATCGGTGTCTTTATTGCTATGCGGATTTTATTGGGAAATGGCGAGATGTCTTGCCTTGGGGTGAGATTATTGAGGTGAAAGTTAATTTATTAGAGAGGTTAAAAGAAGAGGTGAGGAGAAAGAAAAGGGGAGAGGTCTGTATCGGCACGGTCTGCGACCCTTACCAACCGATTGAAGAGAGATACCAATTGACCCGAAACGCAATTAAGGTATTAAAGGATGCTAACTTTCCGATAACAATTTTGACCAAATCTTCCCTTTGCCTCCGGGATATTGATTTATTGAAAGGTAATGCAAAAATTTGGGTGGAGATGACCTTAACCACTTTGGATGAAGAGACAAGGAAAATTTTTGAGCCGAATGCCCCTGCGGTTCAAGAAAGGATAGAAGCCTTAAAGGAATTAAAGAAATCGGGAATCAAGACAACCCTCTTTTTCGGTCCGGTCCTTCCCTATTTTTCCGACAGGGAAGAAGTAATTAGGGAAATCTTCTCTTTGGGAGAAAAAGTTGGCGTGGCGGAGATTTTAGTTGACAAATTAAACTACTTAAACCGAAAGTTCTTTAAGATAAAATCAGGTTTAGGAAAATACCCAGAAGCGATAAGGTATTACGAGCGGGTAAATCAAAGTAATAATTTTTATACCGATTGGTTGAGAGAAAGGCTCTTAGGGATAGCAAAGGATTTTCCCATGCCGATAAGAATTATCTTCTGA